Proteins encoded together in one Anguilla anguilla isolate fAngAng1 chromosome 9, fAngAng1.pri, whole genome shotgun sequence window:
- the LOC118236490 gene encoding cytokine receptor common subunit gamma-like isoform X2, with amino-acid sequence MNLCGHKKAFLYYSLCRGQRDVSCTIMNLEYIDCSWSENGIPEFNYTFQSSLKNKDSFRECPTYLQEGAHTVGCRLPYEKGNKFDRLFSNLSLDNSFSWNEQEIDLQNRVKLMPPHNLSVERQSGSELWLYWNISAPSDCMESEVSYRKNTDQVEKTTGELPGKSFSLPFPSENYRYTFRVRTRVMDSCFRSNWSAWSTPVYWGEIKGNSTSTEPNDGHSMNWLTFVIAVVGCVLFVAVFVGFLFQNERLRVILIPIVPNPSKTLDELLYTYNGNVEDWLHISHDFVAGFKPNFSEPACPVQEYSLVPQTSLSGSEGSLPVLFDESDCLYTSCSTSNSSIPSSPANTPPGLV; translated from the exons ATGAATCTGTGTGGACACAAAAAAGCTTTCCTCTATTATTCATTGTGCCGAGGACAACGGG ATGTGAGCTGTACAATCATGAACTTGGAATATATAGACTGCAGCTGGAGTGAAAATGGGATCCCAGAGTTCAACTATACTTTCCAGAGCAG TTTGAAGAACAAAGACAGCTTCAGAGAGTGTCCCACCTACCTACAGGAGGGGGCACACACTGTGGGCTGCAGGCTACCTTATGAAAAAGGCAATAAGTTTGATCGACTCTTCAGCAACCTGTCTTTGGACAACAGCTTCTCGTGGAATGAGCAGGAAATTGACCTTCAAAATAGGG TGAAACTGATGCCCCCCCACAATCTGTCAGTAGAGAGGCAAAGTGGCTCTGAGCTGTGGCTGTACTGGAATATTAGTGCACCAAGCGACTGTATGGAGAGTGAGGTGTCCTATAGGAAGAACACTGACCAGGTGGAGAAAACA accGGTGAATTACCTGGCAAGTCTTTCAGCCTGCCCTTCCCATCAGAGAACTACCGCTATACTTTCCGAGTGAGAACCCGTGTGATGGACTCTTGTTTCCGGTCCAACTGGAGTGCCTGGAGCACACCTGTGTACTGGGGTGAAATAAAAGGGAATAGTACAAGCACAG aaccaaatGATGGACACTCCATGAACTGGCTGACATTTGTGATAGCAGTCGtgggctgtgtgctgtttgtcGCAGTTTTTGTTGGTTTCCTGTTTCAAAATGAGAG GCTGAGGGTCATCCTTATTCCAATTGTGCCAAATCCTAGCAAGACCCTGGATGAGCTTCTTTATACCTACAACGGAAATGTGGAG GACTGGCTCCATATCTCCCACGACTTTGTGGCAGGATTCAAGCCCAACTTCTCTGAGCCTGCCTGTCCCGTGCAAGAGTACAGCCTCGTTCCTCAGACGAGCCTCAGTGGTTCAGAGGGTTCTCTTCCAGTTCTCTTTGATGAATCAGATTGCCTGTACACATCGTGCTCCACCTCTAATTCCAGCATACCTTCCTCACCCGCAAATACACCACCTggcttggtttaa
- the cx27.5 gene encoding connexin 27.5 isoform X2 produces MNWASFYAVISGVNRHSTGIGRIWLSVLFIFRILVLVVAAESAWGDEKAGFTCNTQQPGCDSVCYDQFFPISHIRLWALQLILVSTPALLVAMHVAHRRHIDKKILKLSGRGSPKDLEQIKSHKFKITGALWWTYMISLVFRVLFEVGFMYIFYMIYPGYKMFRLVKCDSYPCPNTVDCFVSRPTEKTIFTVFMLAVSGVCILLNIAEALYLVGRACSRHFQNAEDSPMGAWITKKLCF; encoded by the coding sequence ATGAACTGGGCGTCCTTTTATGCCGTTATAAGCGGCGTAAATAGGCACTCCACTGGCATCGGCCGCATCTGGCTCTCCGTCCTCTTCATCTTCCGCATCCTGGTCCTGGTGGTGGCGGCCGAGAGCGCCTGGGGCGACGAGAAGGCCGGCTTCACCTGCAACACCCAGCAGCCCGGCTGCGACAGCGTCTGCTACGACCAGTTCTTCCCCATCTCGCACATCCGCCTGTGGGCCCTGCAGCTCATCCTGGTCTCCACCCCTGCCCTCCTGGTGGCCATGCATGTGGCTCACCGCCGCCACATCGACAAAAAGATCCTCAAGCTGTCCGGGAGGGGCAGCCCCAAGGACCTGGAGCAGATCAAGAGCCACAAGTTCAAGATCACCGGCGCTCTATGGTGGACGTACATGATCAGCCTTGTATTTCGCGTCCTCTTCGAGGTTGGGTTCATGTACATCTTCTACATGATCTACCCGGGCTACAAAATGTTTCGTCTCGTCAAGTGCGACTCCTACCCCTGCCCCAACACGGTGGACTGCTTCGTGTCCCGTCCCACTGAAAAGACTATCTTCACCGTCTTCATGCTGGCGGTTTCCGGGGTGTGTATCCTGCTCAACATCGCTGAGGCGCTGTATCTAGTGGGAAGGGCATGCAGCAGGCACTTCCAGAATGCTGAGGACTCACCCATGGGAGCTTGGATCACCAAGAAGCTTTGCTTTTAG
- the LOC118236490 gene encoding cytokine receptor common subunit gamma-like isoform X1, with product MLLGFVFFFFSLGYVTCAVPNVSCTIMNLEYIDCSWSENGIPEFNYTFQSSLKNKDSFRECPTYLQEGAHTVGCRLPYEKGNKFDRLFSNLSLDNSFSWNEQEIDLQNRVKLMPPHNLSVERQSGSELWLYWNISAPSDCMESEVSYRKNTDQVEKTTGELPGKSFSLPFPSENYRYTFRVRTRVMDSCFRSNWSAWSTPVYWGEIKGNSTSTEPNDGHSMNWLTFVIAVVGCVLFVAVFVGFLFQNERLRVILIPIVPNPSKTLDELLYTYNGNVEDWLHISHDFVAGFKPNFSEPACPVQEYSLVPQTSLSGSEGSLPVLFDESDCLYTSCSTSNSSIPSSPANTPPGLV from the exons ATGCTTTTGGGatttgtcttctttttcttctccctgGGATACGTGACCTGCGCTGTGCCCA ATGTGAGCTGTACAATCATGAACTTGGAATATATAGACTGCAGCTGGAGTGAAAATGGGATCCCAGAGTTCAACTATACTTTCCAGAGCAG TTTGAAGAACAAAGACAGCTTCAGAGAGTGTCCCACCTACCTACAGGAGGGGGCACACACTGTGGGCTGCAGGCTACCTTATGAAAAAGGCAATAAGTTTGATCGACTCTTCAGCAACCTGTCTTTGGACAACAGCTTCTCGTGGAATGAGCAGGAAATTGACCTTCAAAATAGGG TGAAACTGATGCCCCCCCACAATCTGTCAGTAGAGAGGCAAAGTGGCTCTGAGCTGTGGCTGTACTGGAATATTAGTGCACCAAGCGACTGTATGGAGAGTGAGGTGTCCTATAGGAAGAACACTGACCAGGTGGAGAAAACA accGGTGAATTACCTGGCAAGTCTTTCAGCCTGCCCTTCCCATCAGAGAACTACCGCTATACTTTCCGAGTGAGAACCCGTGTGATGGACTCTTGTTTCCGGTCCAACTGGAGTGCCTGGAGCACACCTGTGTACTGGGGTGAAATAAAAGGGAATAGTACAAGCACAG aaccaaatGATGGACACTCCATGAACTGGCTGACATTTGTGATAGCAGTCGtgggctgtgtgctgtttgtcGCAGTTTTTGTTGGTTTCCTGTTTCAAAATGAGAG GCTGAGGGTCATCCTTATTCCAATTGTGCCAAATCCTAGCAAGACCCTGGATGAGCTTCTTTATACCTACAACGGAAATGTGGAG GACTGGCTCCATATCTCCCACGACTTTGTGGCAGGATTCAAGCCCAACTTCTCTGAGCCTGCCTGTCCCGTGCAAGAGTACAGCCTCGTTCCTCAGACGAGCCTCAGTGGTTCAGAGGGTTCTCTTCCAGTTCTCTTTGATGAATCAGATTGCCTGTACACATCGTGCTCCACCTCTAATTCCAGCATACCTTCCTCACCCGCAAATACACCACCTggcttggtttaa
- the cx39.9 gene encoding connexin 39.9 — protein sequence MGDWNLLGKLLESAQEHSTVVGKVWLTVLFIFRILVLGAAAEKVWGDEQSGFTCDTKQPGCQNVCYDKTFPISHIRFWVLQIIFVSTPTLIYLGHILHLVRMEEKHKQQEKERAQLALQNDKQPLLGSKAKKASVRDEQGRIRLHGVLLRTYVFNVIFKTLFEVGFIVAQYFLYGFELKPLYTCNRPPCPNVVNCYISRPTEKTIFILFMLVVACISLLLNLVEMYHLGFTKCRQGLRYRRSHLASELGSKAPSEAAVPFVPNYNCFPRHHPVPGPFQTSAGFSLSPLTEPDSIYQPYNSKAYKQNRDNLAVERNSKPEECDLKVKKGSGSAPGSPVENQRRPSRSSKHSNNKTRLDDLKI from the coding sequence ATGGGGGACTGGAACCTGCTGGGGAAGCTGCTGGAGAGTGCCCAGGAGCATTCCACGGTGGTGGGCAAAGTCTGGCTCACCGTCCTGTTCATCTTCCGAATCCTGGTACTGGGTGCCGCCGCCGAGAAGGTGTGGGGCGACGAGCAGTCAGGCTTCACCTGCGACACCAAGCAGCCCGGTTGCCAGAACGTCTGCTACGACAAGACCTTCCCCATCTCGCACATCCGCTTCTGGGTGCTGCAGATCATCTTTGTCTCCACACCAACGTTGATTTACCTGGGCCACATCCTGCACCTGGTGCGAATGGAGGAGAAACACAAGCAGCAGGAGAAGGAGCGGGCTCAGCTCGCCCTGCAGAACGACAAGCAGCCGCTGCTCGGGAGCAAGGCCAAGAAGGCCTCGGTCCGGGACGAGCAGGGCCGCATCCGCCTGCACGGGGTCCTCCTGCGCACCTACGTCTTCAACGTCATCTTCAAGACCCTCTTCGAGGTGGGCTTCATCGTGGCCCAGTACTTCCTTTACGGCTTCGAGCTCAAGCCCCTCTACACATGCAACCGGCCGCCGTGTCCCAATGTGGTCAACTGCTACATCTCCAGACCCACCGAGAAGACCATCTTCATCCTCTTTATGCTGGTAGTGGCCTGCATCTCCCTCCTGCTCAACCTGGTGGAGATGTACCACCTGGGTTTCACCAAGTGCCGCCAAGGGCTGAGGTACAGGCGCTCTCACCTCGCATCTGAATTGGGCTCCAAGGCTCCCAGCGAGGCTGCGGTTCCTTTCGTACCCAATTACAACTGTTTTCCCAGGCACCATCCTGTCCCTGGACCCTTTCAGACTAGTGCCGGGTTCAGCCTCTCACCGCTCACAGAGCCGGACTCCATTTACCAGCCCTACAACAGCAAGGCTTACAAGCAGAACAGGGACAACCTGGCCGTGGAGCGCAACAGTAAACCCGAGGAATGCGACCTGAAGGTGAAGAAGGGTTCAGGCTCGGCCCCGGGGTCGCCGGTGGAGAACCAGCGTCGGCCCAGCCGCTCCAGCAAGCACAGCAACAATAAGACCAGACTGGACGATCTGAAGATCTGA
- the cx27.5 gene encoding connexin 27.5 isoform X1 encodes MPLTPPAEPDLESKMNWASFYAVISGVNRHSTGIGRIWLSVLFIFRILVLVVAAESAWGDEKAGFTCNTQQPGCDSVCYDQFFPISHIRLWALQLILVSTPALLVAMHVAHRRHIDKKILKLSGRGSPKDLEQIKSHKFKITGALWWTYMISLVFRVLFEVGFMYIFYMIYPGYKMFRLVKCDSYPCPNTVDCFVSRPTEKTIFTVFMLAVSGVCILLNIAEALYLVGRACSRHFQNAEDSPMGAWITKKLCF; translated from the exons ATGCCTCTTACACCTCCTGCTGAGCCTG ACCTGGAATCGAAAATGAACTGGGCGTCCTTTTATGCCGTTATAAGCGGCGTAAATAGGCACTCCACTGGCATCGGCCGCATCTGGCTCTCCGTCCTCTTCATCTTCCGCATCCTGGTCCTGGTGGTGGCGGCCGAGAGCGCCTGGGGCGACGAGAAGGCCGGCTTCACCTGCAACACCCAGCAGCCCGGCTGCGACAGCGTCTGCTACGACCAGTTCTTCCCCATCTCGCACATCCGCCTGTGGGCCCTGCAGCTCATCCTGGTCTCCACCCCTGCCCTCCTGGTGGCCATGCATGTGGCTCACCGCCGCCACATCGACAAAAAGATCCTCAAGCTGTCCGGGAGGGGCAGCCCCAAGGACCTGGAGCAGATCAAGAGCCACAAGTTCAAGATCACCGGCGCTCTATGGTGGACGTACATGATCAGCCTTGTATTTCGCGTCCTCTTCGAGGTTGGGTTCATGTACATCTTCTACATGATCTACCCGGGCTACAAAATGTTTCGTCTCGTCAAGTGCGACTCCTACCCCTGCCCCAACACGGTGGACTGCTTCGTGTCCCGTCCCACTGAAAAGACTATCTTCACCGTCTTCATGCTGGCGGTTTCCGGGGTGTGTATCCTGCTCAACATCGCTGAGGCGCTGTATCTAGTGGGAAGGGCATGCAGCAGGCACTTCCAGAATGCTGAGGACTCACCCATGGGAGCTTGGATCACCAAGAAGCTTTGCTTTTAG